A single genomic interval of Seriola aureovittata isolate HTS-2021-v1 ecotype China chromosome 10, ASM2101889v1, whole genome shotgun sequence harbors:
- the tbxas1 gene encoding thromboxane-A synthase — protein MEAIVDFLNVFHIQASGLSMTLSLFLIFLGLLYWYSICPFSVLSRCGIKHPKPVPFFGNIFMFRQGFMNPLADLIRTHGRVCGYYLGRRPVVVVADPDILRQVMVRDFSSFPNRMTIRFASKPMTDCLLMLRNERWKRVRSILTPSFSAAKMKEMVPLINTAIGALMNNLDVYAESGEAFDIHRCFGCFTMDVIASVAFGTQVDSQNNPDDPFVRHAQMFFSFSFFRPIMLFFIAFPFIMAPLAGLIPNKRRDQMNQFFINSIQRIIKQRDEQPPEQRRRDFLQLMLDARISKESVSLENFDTANRTDELDHRNQQTQPSTSDQDNNPLHPQEPQTRRPQKKMMTEDEIVGQAFVFLLAGYETSSNTLAFTCYLLAIHPECQHKVQEEVDEFYTRYDSPDYTNVQELKYLDMVICEALRLYPPGFRFARDIDQDCVVNGQVLPKGATLEIPAGFLHYDPEHWPEPERFIPERFTPEAKASRHPFVYLPFGAGPRNCVGMRLAQLEIKMALVRLFHKYSIVACSETKVPLELKSSSTLGPKNGIFVKITRRSMGRAQLNSPPDD, from the exons ATGGAGGCTATCGTGGACTTCCTCAATGTATTTCACATTCAGGCCAGTGGATTGTCTATGACGCTCAgcctcttcctcatctttctTGGTCTTCTCTACTg GTATTCAATTTGCCCGTTTTCAGTCCTTTCGCGATGTGGCATCAAACATCCAAAGCCAGTACCTTTCTTTGGCAACATATTCATGTTTCGCCAG GGTTTTATGAACCCGCTCGCCGATCTCATAAGGACACATGGCAGAGTTTGTGG GTACTATTTGGGGCGCAGACCGGTGGTGGTGGTAGCGGACCCTGACATACTCAGACAGGTGATGGTCAGAGACTTCAGCAGTTTCCCAAACAGAATG ACAATTCGCTTTGCCTCCAAGCCCATGACTGACTGTCTGCTCATGTTGAGGAATGAACGCTGGAAGAGAGTGCGGAGCATCCTGACCCCATCCTTCAGTGCTGCCAAGATGAAAGAG ATGGTTCCACTCATCAACACGGCCATCGGTGCCCTGATGAACAACTTGGATGTGTATGCTGAGTCAGGAGAAGCCTTTGACATCCACAg ATGTTTTGGCTGCTTCACCATGGATGTTATTGCCAGTGTGGCATTTGGAACTCAGGTGGACTCTCAGAACAACCCAGATGACCCGTTTGTCCGCCACGCTCAGAtgttcttctccttttctttcttcagacCCATCATGCTGTTTTTCA TTGCTTTTCCCTTCATCATGGCTCCTTTGGCGGGACTCATCCCCAACAAAAGACGAGACCAGATGAATCAGTTCTTTATCAACAGCATTCAGAGGATCATTAAGCAGAGAGATGAGCAGCCTCCTGAACAG AGGCGTCGAGACTTCCTTCAGCTGATGTTGGACGCTCGAATCAGCAAAGAGTCTGTGTCTTTAGAAAACTTTGATACAGCGAACCGCACTGATGAGCTCGATCACAGGAACCAGCAAACCCAGCCATCTACCTCAGATCAGGACAATAACCCTCTTCACCCACAGGAGCCACAGACTAGGCGTCCTCAGAAAAAGATGATGACTGAGGATGAGATCGTGGGTCAAGCTTTTGTCTTCCTCCTGGCAGGCTATGAAACGAGCAGCAACACATTGGCCTTCACCTGCTACCTCCTGGCCATCCACCCTGAATGTCAACACAAAGTACAGGAAGAGGTGGATGAGTTCTATACTAGATAT GATTCACCAGATTACACAAATGTTCAGGAGCTGAAGTATTTGGACATGGTTATATGTGAAGCACTGCGCCTCTACCCTCCTGGATTCAG GTTTGCACGAGATATCGACCAGGACTGTGTGGTGAACGGCCAGGTCCTCCCTAAAGGAGCGACACTGGAGATCCCAGCAGGCTTCCTTCATTACGACCCAGAACACTGGCCAGAGCCTGAGAGGTTCATCCCTGAGAG ATTCACACCAGAGGCCAAGGCCAGTCGACATCCATTTGTATACCTGCCATTTGGTGCTGGTCCCCGTAACTGTGTGGGAATGAGACTTGCTCAGCTGGAGATCAAAATGGCTTTGGTCCGTCTGTTTCACAAGTACAGCATTGTGGCCTGCTCCGAGACAAAG GTTCCTCTTGAGTTGAAATCATCAAGCACTTTAGGACCTAAAAATGGCATATTTGTGAAAATCACAAGAAGAAGCATGGGAAGAGCTCAGTTGAACTCTCCACCAGATGATTAG